The uncultured Hyphomonas sp. genome includes a window with the following:
- a CDS encoding aminotransferase class III-fold pyridoxal phosphate-dependent enzyme translates to MSKMKPESPIYGQQASQDAKQKPKPMQNFSEMENSSESQTGVAGISEKRALAVLPGGASHDARQLSPLSFVAAHAQGAEKTGTDGRSVTDLQCGNGSLILGHGHPTVLAACETALKEGLNFSATSEREILWAETVCALMPGIQKVRFTASGNEACMLAFAIARERTGRSPVLTLRGHYCGWIAPASMPCTTLELDDGLQGTLPGYALVTATTPQAACEALSSKQFAALIIEPTGGSFGKYPLGAEWVSELAAAAHASGTICIFDETITGFRVAPGGAQSLLNVQPDLTVLGKILGGGLPCGAIAGKDEILAPLDNRISQSQRPGISHMGTGNGSPLVAAAGTATLKLIADGKAGNAAEVAAEAVREAFNNVLEEAGIQWRAYGQHSAVHLFLNPNDRSLRDVDPTTISFEEASAKSPVLNNDLRVACLHHGLDINGWPGGTVSAVHQAGDIQKAASAFSSALQDLRKAGHALTGWRST, encoded by the coding sequence ATGTCGAAAATGAAGCCTGAAAGCCCGATCTATGGGCAGCAGGCAAGCCAAGACGCGAAACAAAAACCAAAACCCATGCAGAATTTTTCAGAAATGGAAAATTCTTCAGAATCTCAGACCGGAGTTGCTGGTATCTCCGAAAAGCGTGCACTCGCCGTCCTGCCCGGCGGAGCGAGCCATGACGCCCGTCAGCTGTCTCCTCTTTCCTTTGTCGCCGCGCATGCGCAAGGCGCAGAAAAGACTGGAACGGACGGTCGCAGTGTCACCGACCTTCAGTGTGGGAATGGATCACTGATCCTGGGACATGGGCATCCGACCGTTTTGGCAGCGTGCGAAACTGCACTGAAGGAGGGGCTAAATTTCAGCGCCACAAGCGAGCGGGAAATCCTCTGGGCCGAGACCGTCTGTGCGCTTATGCCGGGGATTCAGAAAGTTCGTTTCACAGCGTCTGGAAATGAAGCCTGCATGCTCGCTTTCGCAATTGCCCGCGAACGAACAGGCAGATCGCCTGTCCTGACACTCCGTGGCCACTACTGTGGTTGGATTGCGCCCGCCAGCATGCCTTGTACAACACTCGAGCTGGATGACGGTTTACAAGGTACATTGCCTGGATACGCTTTAGTCACGGCAACGACGCCGCAGGCCGCCTGTGAAGCACTCTCCTCAAAGCAGTTCGCTGCTTTGATCATTGAGCCAACAGGTGGCTCTTTCGGGAAATACCCACTCGGGGCCGAATGGGTTTCTGAACTGGCGGCAGCTGCGCACGCGTCAGGTACGATCTGCATTTTTGACGAGACGATCACCGGCTTCCGCGTGGCACCGGGCGGTGCTCAGTCTTTACTCAACGTCCAGCCTGACCTGACGGTTCTCGGCAAGATACTGGGCGGCGGCCTGCCCTGCGGCGCGATCGCCGGGAAGGACGAAATCCTCGCGCCGCTGGACAATCGAATCAGCCAAAGCCAACGACCGGGAATATCTCATATGGGCACCGGAAACGGATCTCCACTCGTAGCAGCAGCCGGAACAGCTACGCTCAAGCTCATAGCCGACGGCAAAGCTGGAAATGCGGCCGAAGTAGCGGCCGAGGCCGTCCGCGAGGCATTTAATAATGTACTGGAGGAAGCGGGCATTCAATGGCGTGCGTATGGGCAGCATTCCGCTGTTCACCTGTTCCTCAATCCCAACGATCGCTCGCTCCGGGACGTCGATCCGACAACAATATCTTTTGAAGAAGCATCTGCGAAATCACCGGTCCTGAACAACGATCTACGTGTCGCCTGCCTGCACCATGGCCTCGACATAAATGGCTGGCCCGGCGGGACAGTCTCCGCAGTTCATCAAGCGGGGGATATCCAGAAAGCGGCCAGTGCGTTTTCGTCAGCACTACAAGATTTACGCAAAGCGGGTCACGCGCTGACCGGTTGGAGGAGCACATGA
- a CDS encoding TonB-dependent receptor, with product MHAKRFFERKIIRFAAVAATSVLCWQSFALADEATADEATVDEATAESDSDTVLDVVYVTSTKRTEILQDVPQSISLLDEEYLSRLSSDSLADYADFVPGLELQTFAPGRSRITMRGISPDEQTGLTTVSFYLDEIPMTAAGQTAQPEVQLYDIERVELLRGPQGTLYGEGAMGGTIRIITAKPDTEEAGGSFKLSTQTIDGGESGYSLAGMINLPLVKDKLAARIVAETRENPGWIDQRNLTIPDPSLAPPSRYVIASEEEDVNSSTNSWVRAALRYTPTDNLTIDLTYLHDKLDVNSSNQANIDFDTNQNLGLTPSENESDLWNLTGSYDFDGFTLTSASSYTTRDTITKTPQEPVLLGTTDLSTYETVSADETTSFTQEVRAVSNGEGPFRWAVGAYYRNGSYKNDIAATGYVPALMSEIPIFSITNSSDFRTHAVFGEVEYDLTDILTVVAGARWFEEKEEAPGGLERKSDDITPRVTLKVEPSDSFMAYATYSEGYRSGGFNPNAGPTQYEPDTTQNYEIGAKYTRGGLSASGAVYYIDWSDMQFIQLDSGGFFTFVGNASAASSTGAEFDLVYDFDNGIWARIGGNVTDAKLESDVFGNFTGVIPAGRALPAVPEYKLGLSGGYDTTLQSGYTVGVSGGISFVGPQESKLEEGGTYTEPLFGSSYTIGSSIDSYASGRIRAQLGKDNWTAAVYINNIFNEEAAIGNDNYLPTFGQPLYYLQPRTFGVELSSRF from the coding sequence GTGCACGCGAAAAGGTTCTTTGAAAGAAAGATCATCCGTTTTGCCGCTGTTGCGGCAACCAGTGTCTTATGCTGGCAGTCTTTCGCTCTCGCCGATGAGGCAACAGCAGATGAGGCAACGGTAGATGAGGCCACCGCAGAATCGGACAGTGATACGGTTCTGGACGTAGTCTATGTGACGTCCACCAAGCGGACAGAGATTTTGCAGGATGTTCCTCAGTCGATCAGCCTTCTGGATGAAGAATATCTTTCCCGTCTGAGTTCTGACAGTCTTGCCGACTATGCTGACTTCGTGCCTGGCCTCGAACTTCAGACGTTTGCGCCCGGGCGTAGTCGTATAACCATGCGGGGCATATCGCCTGACGAGCAGACAGGCCTCACAACGGTCAGCTTTTATCTCGACGAGATCCCGATGACGGCGGCCGGCCAGACTGCGCAGCCTGAAGTTCAGCTCTATGATATTGAGCGGGTTGAATTGCTCCGTGGTCCGCAAGGCACGCTTTACGGAGAGGGTGCGATGGGGGGGACGATACGCATCATTACGGCCAAGCCTGATACTGAGGAAGCAGGGGGCTCGTTCAAGTTATCCACTCAGACGATCGATGGTGGTGAGAGTGGCTATTCCTTGGCAGGCATGATCAACTTGCCGCTTGTCAAGGACAAGCTGGCTGCCCGGATTGTCGCCGAGACGCGTGAAAATCCCGGTTGGATCGATCAGCGAAATTTGACCATTCCTGATCCGTCGCTCGCGCCGCCATCGCGCTATGTCATTGCGTCAGAAGAAGAGGATGTGAACTCGTCGACCAACTCCTGGGTTCGTGCGGCGCTGCGCTACACGCCGACCGATAATCTCACGATCGACTTGACCTACCTGCACGATAAACTTGATGTGAACAGTTCCAATCAGGCGAACATCGATTTCGACACGAACCAGAATCTGGGTCTGACGCCGAGTGAAAATGAAAGTGATCTCTGGAACCTGACGGGGAGCTATGACTTTGACGGGTTCACTCTGACGTCGGCCAGCTCTTATACGACCCGTGATACGATTACTAAGACCCCGCAGGAGCCGGTTCTACTCGGCACTACGGATTTGTCGACCTATGAGACGGTCAGCGCAGATGAAACAACATCCTTCACGCAGGAAGTGCGGGCCGTATCGAATGGTGAAGGACCGTTCCGCTGGGCGGTGGGGGCGTATTATCGCAATGGTTCGTATAAAAATGACATTGCTGCAACGGGTTATGTTCCTGCGTTGATGTCAGAGATTCCCATCTTCTCGATCACCAACAGTTCTGATTTTCGGACCCATGCCGTGTTTGGCGAAGTGGAGTACGATCTCACCGATATCCTGACTGTTGTCGCTGGCGCCCGCTGGTTCGAGGAAAAGGAAGAGGCGCCGGGCGGGCTTGAGCGCAAATCCGATGATATAACGCCGCGTGTGACTTTGAAGGTCGAGCCGTCCGACAGTTTTATGGCCTATGCCACCTATTCAGAAGGATACCGGTCTGGAGGCTTCAACCCGAATGCCGGCCCAACTCAGTATGAGCCTGATACGACACAGAATTACGAAATTGGCGCAAAATATACGCGGGGTGGCCTGAGTGCTTCCGGTGCGGTCTATTATATTGACTGGTCGGATATGCAATTCATTCAGTTGGATTCCGGTGGTTTCTTTACATTCGTGGGTAATGCGAGTGCGGCATCGAGTACGGGGGCTGAATTCGACCTTGTCTACGATTTTGACAATGGGATCTGGGCGCGAATTGGCGGAAATGTGACCGACGCGAAGCTTGAAAGTGATGTGTTCGGAAACTTTACAGGTGTGATCCCAGCGGGACGTGCCCTGCCGGCAGTTCCTGAGTATAAGCTCGGTCTTTCCGGGGGCTATGACACGACCCTCCAGTCTGGTTATACGGTAGGTGTATCTGGGGGTATCAGCTTTGTCGGCCCTCAAGAGTCGAAGCTTGAAGAAGGCGGTACTTATACCGAACCCTTGTTTGGTTCGTCATATACGATTGGTAGCTCGATCGATTCGTATGCGTCCGGCCGTATCCGCGCGCAGTTGGGGAAGGATAACTGGACGGCGGCGGTCTACATCAACAATATCTTCAACGAAGAGGCGGCCATCGGAAACGATAACTACCTGCCGACTTTTGGCCAGCCACTCTACTATCTCCAGCCGCGGACCTTCGGTGTAGAGCTCTCCAGCCGGTTCTGA
- a CDS encoding MFS transporter translates to MPDKNSARGSGPRLSFLSLLIFGSPGVAATLLVTPIYGVLPSYYALNTKVTLAQVAAVFLVARVLDALTDPLVGILSDRTRTPIGARLPWMICGAALAMPSVYYLFVPPPSADMTYFFIWSFLAMTAWTLLTIPHNAWAAELAVDYDERSRIFGVKNVLASLGGFMFFLLPVMLFPITHTTEFEHETMMGLVVLLWILLPLTLLWATLKAPLKPPGDIRATVKEASLMDVLRSVARNKPFLQFVMITSFGGIANGMTTALIFLYVQDYMKLGDYFYLVGIVGAVCSILSVPLWIRLSKKFNKHSVWAIGLILESLIGLSLVFLQPGPAALVPLFIILIAGGIMRGVSLPLPASVLADVADYEAWKQNTNATGNYFSLLVLLSKTTAALGGALALFVSGAMGYVPNSEDAQNISALMVPMVFIPLFFSLVAAFLLWRFPLNRGRQAIIAKRLAQRADRELAKTTA, encoded by the coding sequence ATGCCTGATAAAAACAGTGCTCGAGGTTCCGGTCCGCGCTTATCTTTCCTGTCGCTTTTGATCTTCGGCAGCCCGGGCGTTGCTGCGACGTTGCTGGTAACTCCCATTTATGGTGTCCTGCCCAGCTACTATGCCCTGAACACGAAGGTGACTCTGGCGCAAGTTGCTGCGGTTTTTCTCGTGGCTCGCGTTCTGGATGCGCTGACAGACCCATTGGTTGGGATACTTTCGGACCGCACTCGCACGCCGATCGGGGCCCGACTGCCCTGGATGATTTGCGGCGCCGCGCTGGCAATGCCATCTGTATACTATCTATTTGTGCCTCCTCCGTCGGCCGATATGACGTATTTTTTCATTTGGTCTTTCCTGGCGATGACAGCTTGGACTCTGTTGACCATACCTCACAATGCCTGGGCGGCTGAGTTGGCAGTCGACTATGATGAGCGTTCGCGCATCTTCGGAGTGAAGAACGTCTTGGCCTCTCTGGGAGGCTTCATGTTCTTTCTCCTGCCGGTTATGCTTTTCCCAATTACGCATACGACAGAGTTCGAGCATGAGACCATGATGGGGCTGGTCGTCCTGCTCTGGATTCTTCTACCGCTGACGCTTCTCTGGGCGACACTAAAGGCGCCGCTGAAACCGCCAGGCGATATCCGGGCGACAGTCAAGGAAGCCAGCCTGATGGATGTTTTGCGCTCAGTTGCGCGCAATAAGCCATTCCTTCAGTTCGTTATGATTACAAGTTTCGGCGGCATTGCAAACGGCATGACGACGGCGCTCATATTCCTGTATGTGCAGGACTACATGAAACTCGGCGACTACTTTTATCTTGTTGGAATTGTAGGAGCGGTTTGTTCCATTCTGTCTGTTCCGCTTTGGATCAGACTTTCGAAAAAGTTTAACAAGCACTCGGTCTGGGCAATTGGTCTGATCCTGGAGAGTCTTATCGGATTGTCGCTCGTTTTCCTTCAGCCGGGACCAGCTGCGCTTGTGCCGCTCTTCATCATTTTGATTGCCGGAGGTATCATGCGGGGGGTGAGTCTTCCGCTTCCCGCATCGGTGCTTGCCGATGTCGCCGACTACGAAGCCTGGAAGCAGAATACGAATGCGACTGGGAACTATTTCTCCTTGCTCGTCCTTTTGTCGAAGACAACAGCGGCACTTGGTGGGGCCCTTGCGCTTTTTGTGAGCGGCGCGATGGGGTATGTCCCGAATTCTGAGGATGCCCAGAATATTTCAGCCCTCATGGTGCCGATGGTCTTTATTCCTCTCTTCTTCAGCTTGGTTGCTGCATTCCTTCTCTGGCGCTTCCCGCTCAACCGTGGTCGCCAGGCGATCATTGCGAAGCGGCTCGCGCAGCGGGCGGATAGAGAACTGGCGAAAACGACGGCATGA
- a CDS encoding serine hydrolase domain-containing protein, with protein sequence MTARLDELTRRFGVPGASMSVLRDGVVSNAASGVLNIETGVETRSNSLFQVGSITKAFTATLIMRAAGEGRISIDDPLQSLLGFAVGDGEWAKAVTIRQLLAHTSGLDGDLFIDTGRDDDALARYSLKCKSLKFVCPPDAFYNYCNAGYALLGRVLELVYEGCYDDVLRQYLTAPLGMDRSTTRPEEALCARVSAGHIVDATGAASLAPYTPLPRALGPAGLTLHSTAEDLVRFGQAHLSGTAPLSPDLCRAMQAPQVDLPEGASWGLGWKLITANGVEFFGHDGGTIGQGAFLWMCPSRGIAVSLCANGGASHHLWDALAGPLFEDVCGAAPLVEKLPVAPCADMTPYIGEYENEGVRMKVSEEAGQLHVVAVHKYFSMPDTEFKMVPVGENRFRATIGDQDRVVTAFYQPDTNGKFQYFSAGRVHQRICRGDGHA encoded by the coding sequence TTGACGGCCCGCCTTGATGAATTGACCCGGCGCTTCGGAGTTCCCGGCGCAAGTATGTCGGTTTTACGAGATGGCGTGGTCAGTAACGCAGCAAGCGGCGTACTGAACATCGAAACCGGGGTCGAAACCCGGTCCAATAGCTTGTTTCAGGTTGGCTCCATCACCAAAGCGTTCACGGCGACGCTGATCATGCGTGCCGCAGGGGAGGGACGCATTTCGATCGATGACCCGCTGCAGAGCCTTTTGGGCTTTGCGGTTGGCGATGGTGAATGGGCCAAAGCTGTCACGATTCGACAGTTGCTGGCTCATACGAGCGGACTTGATGGCGACCTCTTTATCGATACCGGCAGGGATGATGATGCGCTCGCGCGATATTCTCTCAAATGCAAGTCGCTGAAATTCGTCTGTCCGCCGGATGCATTCTACAATTACTGTAACGCTGGATATGCATTGCTTGGCCGAGTCCTCGAGCTTGTCTATGAAGGCTGTTACGACGATGTCTTGCGCCAGTACCTTACGGCTCCGCTCGGTATGGATCGCTCGACCACTCGGCCGGAGGAGGCGCTTTGCGCCCGGGTCTCCGCCGGCCACATTGTGGACGCGACGGGTGCGGCGTCACTTGCCCCGTATACACCGTTGCCACGTGCTCTGGGACCGGCCGGGCTGACGCTTCATTCCACGGCAGAAGACCTTGTTCGTTTCGGGCAGGCGCATCTCAGTGGCACCGCTCCGTTGTCGCCGGACTTGTGCCGCGCGATGCAGGCGCCGCAGGTCGACCTTCCGGAAGGTGCATCATGGGGGCTTGGCTGGAAGCTCATAACTGCCAATGGAGTCGAGTTTTTCGGTCATGATGGCGGGACCATCGGCCAGGGCGCATTTCTTTGGATGTGTCCATCTCGGGGAATAGCGGTCAGCCTATGCGCAAACGGTGGTGCGTCGCATCATCTCTGGGATGCGCTTGCGGGTCCGTTGTTCGAGGATGTGTGTGGCGCGGCGCCGCTGGTCGAAAAACTTCCAGTCGCACCGTGTGCAGATATGACGCCGTACATCGGGGAATATGAAAATGAGGGCGTGCGGATGAAGGTTTCGGAAGAGGCGGGGCAATTGCACGTCGTCGCGGTTCATAAGTACTTCTCAATGCCTGACACGGAATTCAAAATGGTTCCTGTCGGGGAAAACCGGTTTCGCGCCACAATCGGCGACCAGGACCGGGTTGTTACCGCGTTCTATCAACCTGACACGAATGGTAAGTTCCAATATTTCTCGGCTGGACGAGTCCATCAGCGCATCTGTCGTGGAGACGGGCATGCCTGA